The region tttatatgtgtgtatattAGCACATACCCCTTCTTATTATCTTCGGTATAATGAGTTTTCATCAAgtgatatataaattttatggCATTCACTTGTTTTGAAACTAATacttcaattttatttataacattACACTTTTGTATCATACTCTACAAATGTAGAAAAGcgaaagaaaaatattaaataaacaatataataagCAAAGCAAATAACTAAGATGAATGACAAAAATAAGCAAATTATAGTAGCATATTAAATGAAGTGTTACCTCTATTGATCGTATTTCCTTTATCTTTGCCTCAAACGAATCTTCAAATTCCCCTTTTacaaaaaggaaaaaagaATAAGCGTTCCAGAATGAATCATATTCTGAAATATGCACagatataatattcatagttttaataattttgttgaGATAGGTTAAACCGGTTTTATTTGGTATTATGGTTGGTTTGTCCTTTACAATAAGGTCAGATATATAATCAAATACCCACGGTTGTATTTGTTTGACTTGATTTAATTGGCATAATGTAGTTAATGCCAAACAAAAGCTATCTACATCATTTTGTACAATAGATAGTTTAAGATAAGTGTCCCAATATTTccattcattattattaatttttactgcttgatttatacatatttttgctgctttataaacattatttttcatatataaatatgctaAATTACCATACGCCATAGCTGTATTCTCATTAGTCATACTTATCATGCGTGTAAAAGCCTTTATAGCTTGATCAAATTTAtctattttcatatatgcACATCCCAATATAAACCATATATCTGGTAACAATGGAGATATTTCTAATGCCTTTTCTAAATAATCACAGCATTCCGAATACATTTCTTTACTGTAATAATGTTTCCCTATAAGTCTGGCTGCTTTAGAATATTTATAGTTTGATAAATCCCATGcctttataaaatatttaaggGAACTTTCCCTATTTACTAAGCCGTATAAACATACTAAGGATggacttttttttttttcaagtaATGTATCTAATAATTCTTTTGCCTCAGCTTTTCGATCAGCTTCTATTAAACATTGAATAGCTTCTTcccataattttaaatctttaaaaatgttaaaagCTGAAACCACAGAACCTGTTTTAATCATAATATTTCCTACTtcctttttcatttccCAGGTAGTAgggtaatatatatcataaataaactttagtctttctttattttgGGGTTCATCATTACaatattcttttaataattcatttaattGAGCTTGAGAACGGTCGACAGTTTTTAACCTGAATGATTCGCATTTGCATTTGAACCATAGTATGCACGAATGTAAAAGATAGTTctgatattttatttgcaaCAAATGATTTCCTACCCTTTTACCATTTTCCTCGTTCTcaatatttccattttttggATTTTCTACATTGACATCGTAGCTTTTTAAGCATCTTGATATTATAGCATTTAGTTTTTCAAATTTGATTTCGTCATAATGTGGATTAAAACGCATTATAGAAAAACAGTAATTAATTAACGATATTTGCTCGTCAAAAGATAATACTTTAAAGTAGTTATTTTGcgaatcaaaaaaataaggcTCTTCTAATATGTCAGTATCTGGATCAAAATCTTTCAATTTCCaagttttttttccattagATTCCATTGCCGAATTTTCTGAGAGTCcattatttgtttcttCATCATTGGTATTATTCTTTAcacaattattttcatcacaAGCATTTAACTGTTTCTCATCTACATTATTACAGACCccatttaatatatcatttccAAGCGCCACACAATTTTTATCCTCTCTCTTTTCAAATGCTTCATCTTTAGTTTGCACAgtaatttgtttaataaaatctgttttcttttcttctttatccacatttttgttatctataattttataatcacttcttaatatatcatattcaCTTAGAGGCTctatttctttaaaaacAGTTGATGTATTATCTTCTTCATCTCCTAATTTGACTTTCAAGACTAAAATCGTAGCTAGATTTTTTTggtattttctttttatccCCATTCGGCCAGtaaatgtataataaaatttactACTTTCTGATAAGAtttctaataatttatcatatgcatatgtataattGTAAAAAGACAGATAAACTGAATagtttgataatatatatattttaaatttttcagaaatataattttcacaaaataaatcacAATACTTTTTATTGTCATCTGCATTTTCGGTTATACAACTAAATATATCCACTGCTTCAGATAAGTCAAAATCTCTTTCTattaaatcaaaattattcGGCAATATGCTcatgtttttaaatatattaaaaggtGTATCAATTACATGTcgttttaatatatacataaagcTACTGCTTGACGATGAGAATAATCTCTgccatataaaataaattcttGCTTtccataaatatttacttCTCGCAAAAATTAGTGAATCTAAACTATTTTTTCGGTCATTGTTTttatcttcattatttCTTAAATAAGCCATTAAATTAGTGTACTCGTTTCCAtgtgcatttttttcatcgtCGTGTTTACTAAAATTGTTTAGAAAccctaaaaatataatgcatAAGCAAAAGGAATTTATCAAGTTGCAATAttcgtatatatattccccTTCAAGCGATAGAAATTCTAAAcatgaatttaaaaaatcatcATTCTTAATCTTTATACTATCTACAAATTcgttaaaatatttatcttCTTCAGATttctcattattttttattttttcattattatttattagaGATGGACCAGTCCAATTGCACTGAacaaacatatttaaaaaaatattacaacataataaaattttcatttcgtaataaaaaacaaagcaACTAAAAATGGATGCATTATCAgcctctttttttaatccaTCTGCCTTTTCTACTCTGTTCTTTTCTTGCTCTTTTTCAGAAGAAATAAAGTTAAATATCTCTCTTTTTATTTCGTAAATTGTTGAAcagttttcatttttaaatttttctaaaatcaatttaaatatgctACTAACCCATGGATTAGTTATgcatttttcatatttacattctttaactaattttaaaagattaaaaaaatttccaTTTTCCACAACTAACTCTTCTAATATTGTGGCATTTTCACTTTGCCATTTTCCATTGTCTTCCAATTTTTCTGTTTCATTACCAAAactgtttttatataaatttaataagtACTCTTTAATTtccttttcctttttttcataaatatctTCATCTTGATTATTCGTATAAACAATCTCTTCTATAGACCACaacactttttttaaattatccaTTGAtgcaaatattatattttagttAAGGTATTTTTGGAATTATCTTATATTTGCCAAATctacataataataaaatccatatatacatatataatattatatatatatgaaaagtAGCTATGATGTATTTCAAAATCGAAGTCactttcaattttttttttttttaaagagaaatgtaataaatatgatatttttaattatcaTTTGCATCgcttaacattttttaataatgttttCGAAACAAATTCTATATAAGTATctacttatattttttctcagaaatattttctctTATCTTttcgaaaaatatatttttaattcaaaattaatatCGCTATCCTATCACCATTGCcccatataaaattatttcacatgcctataatattaattatgcatatatttatttatgcatttacacgatactatttttaaatttatttttaaatagttgtagatttattataaataattttatatttttttatttcctttaaataaaaccaaaagaaaatattataagatAACAAAAAAGGCATTCACAAGTATTGTTACTTTATTTACTCCTACTATCaccttttattattaccaGCATTcaatatgttttaatatatttatatttaaaaaatatattttttaaactgGGTATAGATAAACCGAAAAACACAAAGTATGAATTTTGTTCGTAAAACATTCGGTAGAACTAatttttcacattttaaaaacaatgaaataggatttttgaaaaatgcCAAAAGGTATGAGTCGAGAGTGAAAGTTCATAGATATACTGGTATAACAGCAATAAAAACCCATGCTCAAAAAACAGAATGGTATTTAAAAGCAGAAAGAGATTTTTTAGCTGAACGAAATCAAATACCAAATGGTTATATTGGATTATGGCAAtatgatgatataaaacatttgaaggagaatataataaatatgctaCATTTAAATTGTGCTAACAATAAGcaaatacataaatttaaaaagttaagTATAAGAAGATTATTGCAAAGAAGGCCATTTGATACAGGTAGCGCACCAGTTCAAATTGGATGTTTAActgaaaaaattttaaatttaagaGCACATATAATACAACGATGTAAAGATcatccaaaaaaaaaaaccatGTCTATATTATTAGCTAGACgacaaaaattaatgaaatatttatataaaactgattttgaattatataaacatacttgtaatttattaaaaatcaaatgtattttatttgcaaTTCCTGATTCCAGAGACCGATCAAAAGCAATTAATGCTGCTGCTGTTGATGGTGATAGGTGTAAATTTTTGATCAGACAAAAATTATGGAAAGGAAAATATAGGCCTAGGCCATTAAAAAACTCGAAAGGCCAAACAGTCAGATATACAAGGCATCCAATAGAACAGCCACCTTCTGATTATGCATTAccaaaagaatataaaccACAAATTTCTAATTCATGGCCATATGGagtaaaagaaaattatcaaaaagGGGCTTATACTATTTATAACCCAACTGCTCCTGGATTGGGATATTGTCCTGTTCCTatgcttttttaaaaactatATGCACAatcctttttcttttttgtgATCAActataacttttttatctaaattagtcataaattttatttcgtCATTCTAATGATGGTTATttatgatttatatttttcatttttttcgtgTTTTGGATAATGgttatttaattcatatattcatataattttttgttaataattatatatgtatgtagtCAAATTTacatacaaaattaaaacataaaataaaacaataaacaaaaataaatatataaaacggaataaataaagaaaataaaacaaaataaaagtcctattatacaaatatttttattttttgaataactTTTcactttctttttattttgacaCCAATGGCTTATCAACGTGATATAAGTTGTGTATTACTGTCTGTCTCTTTAGCATGTTGAGataatcattattttcattttcaaaaacTTTTAATTGTTCACTATCATAATTTGTATTACTAAAAAATTCTCTGAAGCTTTCCTTAGCCTATAAAAAGTAGAAAAGggttttaatttattataatatatatatactaagTAAAGAGGACCTTGCCCACttttgaaataatttaatgttTTCCCCAATTcaataaatacataatttaatatttcccatgatacatatttatatgcataactCTACATGCGTAGCAcagataaatatacaacTCAAACGGacaaatatgcatatatggCTTTTAATCAAATGTAATAATCTTAttgaatattatacatatttatattttttttttgcctTAACCTTATTAGTAAAGTAAACGTTATAACTTATGTTTTCAAATTTGGATGCTTCGTTCAATATTTGACGATACAAAagctttattttttttatttggttcattttcattatataatacaaattatttatggtaaatatttaaaattttcattaagtttatatctttataaAGGCTTTAACTAGTAATAATTTccttatataataatttgtttcCTTCCCTTTTTTCCAAATAAGTATAACAGttttatatagaaaatttttataaaacaattttacatattttgcAGAAAAACGGAAATATAGGAATTTCCcctattttaaaaatttcaaTGTGCAAATTGCCACATTAATATtcttaatataaaaatggagaCTGAAATAATCCgcaaaaatttttattttttgtttgttttttatttattatttaatttattcatttattttatttttgggGGAATGCAATCAAACCAACAGGTTTGTGAACAAGTTATATttagttattttttacaataatattaagcatccaaaataaaacaataaatgcaaattaaaaaaaaatgagccaaataaaaaatgatctTACATATATACTAACTTTATAtaggaaaaaattaaagattATAAATTCTtctaaaataattttattttattacaattttttaaagtaaCTTCGATCATATgggaaaaaatacataaatcctaagtaatatataattcattttttgaatagtAAAATTTAAGACATGGTCGCATATCGATTATCACAACTTTAAGAACAATTACTAAAtgctttcattttttatattattaaaaaaataattataattaaggTAGATCTGAATAACagtgaaaaataataacattaaG is a window of Plasmodium vinckei vinckei genome assembly, chromosome: PVVCY_14 DNA encoding:
- a CDS encoding mitochondrial ribosomal protein S15 precursor, putative — its product is MNFVRKTFGRTNFSHFKNNEIGFLKNAKRYESRVKVHRYTGITAIKTHAQKTEWYLKAERDFLAERNQIPNGYIGLWQYDDIKHLKENIINMLHLNCANNKQIHKFKKLSIRRLLQRRPFDTGSAPVQIGCLTEKILNLRAHIIQRCKDHPKKKTMSILLARRQKLMKYLYKTDFELYKHTCNLLKIKCILFAIPDSRDRSKAINAAAVDGDRCKFLIRQKLWKGKYRPRPLKNSKGQTVRYTRHPIEQPPSDYALPKEYKPQISNSWPYGVKENYQKGAYTIYNPTAPGLGYCPVPMLF
- a CDS encoding protein ISD11, putative, with amino-acid sequence MKMNQIKKIKLLYRQILNEASKFENISYNVYFTNKAKESFREFFSNTNYDSEQLKVFENENNDYLNMLKRQTVIHNLYHVDKPLVSK